A genomic region of Magnolia sinica isolate HGM2019 chromosome 6, MsV1, whole genome shotgun sequence contains the following coding sequences:
- the LOC131248032 gene encoding mannose-specific lectin-like, whose product MAHAFQATQTLAILLLFLIGNAVAEELLFSGERLNPGEFLENGPYRFIMQTDCNLVLYVNRTRALWSSGTNGRGTTCRASLQNNGNLVVLSGTDVMWSSNTAVGANSYRLIVQGDGNVVIYGGAMWATNTVQSNRRLF is encoded by the coding sequence ATGGCACATGCATTTCAGGCTACACAGACTCTTGccattctccttctctttcttatcGGCAATGCAGTCGCCGAGGAATTGCTGTTCAGTGGTGAGAGACTTAACCCAGGAGAGTTCCTCGAGAATGGACCCTACCGGTTTATAATGCAGACGGACTGCAACCTCGTGTTGTATGTGAATCGCACGAGGGCACTTTGGTCTTCTGGGACGAATGGAAGGGGCACGACGTGCCGTGCCTCACTGCAGAACAATGGCAACCTCGTAGTGTTGTCAGGGACAGATGTCATGTGGTCTAGCAACACAGCTGTTGGAGCAAATAGTTACCGTCTCATCGTTCAAGGGGATGGGAATGTAGTGATCTATGGCGGAGCTATGTGGGCCACCAACACTGTACAGAGCAACAGACGGTTGTtctga
- the LOC131248030 gene encoding mannose-specific lectin-like produces MAHTFQAMQTLAVILLFLFGNAVVAEDILINDESLNTGEFLENGPYRFIMQADCNLVLYVNTTRALWSSRTNGRGTSCRATLQNNGNLVVLSGSDVVWTSNTAVGANNYRLIVQGDGNVVIYGAAMWATNTVQSNRRLL; encoded by the coding sequence ATGGCACATACATTTCAGGCCATGCAGACTCTTGCAGtaatccttctctttctctttggcAATGCGGTGGTCGCAGAGGACATACTCATCAATGATGAGAGCCTCAACACAGGAGAGTTCCTTGAAAACGGGCCCTACCGGTTTATAATGCAGGCCGACTGCAACCTGGTGTTGTATGTGAACACCACGCGGGCACTTTGGTCTTCTAGGACGAATGGAAGGGGCACATCTTGCCGCGCCACACTGCAGAACAATGGCAACCTCGTCGTGTTGTCTGGGTCGGATGTCGTGTGGACGAGCAACACAGCCGTTGGAGCAAATAATTACCGCCTCATTGTTCAAGGGGATGGGAATGTGGTGATCTATGGCGCAGCTATGTGGGCCACCAACACTGTACAGAGCAACAGACGGTTGCTTTGA
- the LOC131249836 gene encoding mannose-specific lectin-like, giving the protein MAHTFQAAQTLAIVILFLFSNAVVEDILFHDESLNTGEFLENGPYRFIMQADCNLVLYVNGTRALWSSRTNGRGTSCRATLQNNGNLVVLSGTDVVWTSNTAVGANNYRLIVQGDGNVVIYGGAMWATNTVQSNRRLL; this is encoded by the coding sequence ATGGCACATACATTTCAGGCCGCACAGACTCTTGCCATTGTCATTCTCTTTCTCTTCAGCAATGCCGTCGTAGAGGACATACTCTTCCATGATGAGAGCCTCAACACAGGAGAGTTTCTTGAAAACGGGCCCTACCGGTTTATAATGCAGGCTGACTGCAACCTGGTGTTGTATGTGAATGGCACGAGGGCGCTTTGGTCTTCTAGGACGAATGGAAGGGGCACATCTTGCCGTGCTACACTGCAGAACAATGGCAACCTGGTCGTGTTGTCGGGGACGGATGTCGTGTGGACGAGCAACACGGCCGTTGGAGCAAATAATTATCGTCTCATTGTTCAAGGGGATGGGAATGTGGTGATCTACGGCGGAGCTATGTGGGCCACCAACACTGTACAGAGTAACAGACGGTTGCTTTGA